The Kogia breviceps isolate mKogBre1 chromosome 4, mKogBre1 haplotype 1, whole genome shotgun sequence genome window below encodes:
- the RANBP3 gene encoding ran-binding protein 3 isoform X7 produces the protein MADLANEEKPAIAPPVFVFQKDKGQKRSAGGSSPEGGEDSDREDGNYCPPVKRERTSSLTQFPPSQSEEKSSGFRLKPPTLIHGQAPSAGLPSQKPKEQQRSVLRPAVLQAPQPKALSQTVPSSGTNGVSVLTDCPGAATSTSPDNPARRSPSDEAPALEEKDSQEDESSSASEESCKKKEQAAQQAFVFGQNLRDRVKLINENAEVVDMENSGHPSSEAPAATNYFLQYISSSLESSANSADAASSKFIFGQNMSERVLSPPKLNEVSPDANRENTVAESGSESSSQEATPEKANNIAESLAESAAAYTKATARKCLLEKVEVITGEEAESNVLQIQCKLFVFDKTSQSWVERGRGLLRLNDMASTDDGTLQSRLVMRTQGSLRLILNTKLWAQMQMDKASEKSIRITAMDTEDQGVKVFLISASSKDTGQLYAALHHRILALRSRVEQEQEARTPAPEPGAAPSNEDDSDDDDVLAPSGATGGGAGDEGDGQTAGST, from the exons aaaAGCCTGCCATTGCTCCGCCCGTCTTTGTGTTTCAGAAGGATAAAGGACAAAAG AGGTCAGCCGGAGGCTCCAGCCCCGAAggtggagaag ATTCTGACCGAGAAGATGGAAATTACTGCCCTCCTGTCAAGCGAGAAAGAACATCCTCTTTAACGCAATTCCCGCCTTCACAGTCAG AGGAAAAGAGCAGTGGATTCCGGTTGAAGCCGCCGACCCTGATCCACGGCCAGGCACCCAGTGCAG GTCTGCCGAGCCAGAAGCCCAAGGAGCAGCAGCGGAGCGTGCTTCGCCCAGCAGTGCTACAAGCCCCGCAGCCAAAGGCGCTCTCGCAAACCG TCCCGAGCAGCGGCACCAACGGGGTCAGTGTCCTGACAGATTGCCCGGGGGCAGCGACATCGACTTCGCCTGACAACCCCGCCCGGAGGAGTCCCTCTGACGAGGCGCCAGCACTTGAG GAGAAAGACTCCCAGGAAGATGAGTCTAGTAGTGCTTCTGAGGAGAGCTGCAAGAAGAAGGAGCAGGCCGCACAGCAGGCGTTTGTGTTCGGGCAGAACCTGAGGGACAGAGTTAAG TTAATAAATGAGAACGCTGAAGTAGTGGACATGGAGAACTCCGGACACCCCAGTTCAGAAGCGCCAGCCGCCACCAACTACTTCCTTCAGTACATCAGCTCCAG TTTAGAGAGCTCAGCCAACAGTGCCGACGCTGCCAGCAGCAAATTCATATTTGGCCAGAACATGAGTGAGCGCGTGTTG AGCCCGCCCAAGTTAAACGAGGTCAGCCCAGATGCCAACAGAGAAAACACAGTGGCCGAGTCCGGGTCCGAGTCCTCGTCCCAGGAGGCCACCCCCGAGAAAG CTAATAACATTGCAGAGTCCCTGGCCGAGTCGGCAGCCGCCTACACCAAGGCAACGGCGCGGAAGTGCTTGCTGGAGAAGGTGGAGGTGATCACTGGGGAGGAGGCCGAGAGCAACGTGCTGCAG ATCCAGTGTAAGCTGTTTGTCTTTGACAAGACCTCGCAGTCGTGGGTGGAGAGAGGCCGGGGGCTGCTCAGACTCAATGACATGGCATCGACTGACGACGGGACGTTGCAGTCCCGACTAG TGATGCGGACCCAGGGCAGCCTGCGGCTGATCCTCAACACCAAGCTGTGGGCCCAGATGCAGATGGACAAGGCCAGCGAGAAGAGCATCCGCATCACAGCCATGGACACTGAGGACCAGGGCGTGAAGGTCTTCCTGATTTCG GCCAGCTCGAAGGACACGGGCCAGCTGTACGCGGCCCTACACCACCGCATCCTGGCCCTGCGCAGCCGTGTGGAGCAGGAGCAGGAGGCCAGGACGCCAGCCCCCGAGCCCGGGGCGGCCCCATCCAACGAGGACGACAGTGACGACGACGACGTCCTGGCTCCGTCGGGGGCCACCGGAGGCG GCGCTGGCGACGAAGGGGACGGGCAGACGGCCGGGAGCACATAG
- the RANBP3 gene encoding ran-binding protein 3 isoform X8, which produces MADLANEEKPAIAPPVFVFQKDKGQKRSAGGSSPEGGEDSDREDGNYCPPVKRERTSSLTQFPPSQSEEKSSGFRLKPPTLIHGQAPSAGLPSQKPKEQQRSVLRPAVLQAPQPKALSQTVPSSGTNGVSVLTDCPGAATSTSPDNPARRSPSDEAPALEEKDSQEDESSSASEESCKKKEQAAQQAFVFGQNLRDRVKLINENAEVVDMENSGHPSSEAPAATNYFLQYISSSLESSANSADAASSKFIFGQNMSERVLSPPKLNEVSPDANRENTVAESGSESSSQEATPEKESLAESAAAYTKATARKCLLEKVEVITGEEAESNVLQIQCKLFVFDKTSQSWVERGRGLLRLNDMASTDDGTLQSRLVMRTQGSLRLILNTKLWAQMQMDKASEKSIRITAMDTEDQGVKVFLISASSKDTGQLYAALHHRILALRSRVEQEQEARTPAPEPGAAPSNEDDSDDDDVLAPSGATGGGAGDEGDGQTAGST; this is translated from the exons aaaAGCCTGCCATTGCTCCGCCCGTCTTTGTGTTTCAGAAGGATAAAGGACAAAAG AGGTCAGCCGGAGGCTCCAGCCCCGAAggtggagaag ATTCTGACCGAGAAGATGGAAATTACTGCCCTCCTGTCAAGCGAGAAAGAACATCCTCTTTAACGCAATTCCCGCCTTCACAGTCAG AGGAAAAGAGCAGTGGATTCCGGTTGAAGCCGCCGACCCTGATCCACGGCCAGGCACCCAGTGCAG GTCTGCCGAGCCAGAAGCCCAAGGAGCAGCAGCGGAGCGTGCTTCGCCCAGCAGTGCTACAAGCCCCGCAGCCAAAGGCGCTCTCGCAAACCG TCCCGAGCAGCGGCACCAACGGGGTCAGTGTCCTGACAGATTGCCCGGGGGCAGCGACATCGACTTCGCCTGACAACCCCGCCCGGAGGAGTCCCTCTGACGAGGCGCCAGCACTTGAG GAGAAAGACTCCCAGGAAGATGAGTCTAGTAGTGCTTCTGAGGAGAGCTGCAAGAAGAAGGAGCAGGCCGCACAGCAGGCGTTTGTGTTCGGGCAGAACCTGAGGGACAGAGTTAAG TTAATAAATGAGAACGCTGAAGTAGTGGACATGGAGAACTCCGGACACCCCAGTTCAGAAGCGCCAGCCGCCACCAACTACTTCCTTCAGTACATCAGCTCCAG TTTAGAGAGCTCAGCCAACAGTGCCGACGCTGCCAGCAGCAAATTCATATTTGGCCAGAACATGAGTGAGCGCGTGTTG AGCCCGCCCAAGTTAAACGAGGTCAGCCCAGATGCCAACAGAGAAAACACAGTGGCCGAGTCCGGGTCCGAGTCCTCGTCCCAGGAGGCCACCCCCGAGAAAG AGTCCCTGGCCGAGTCGGCAGCCGCCTACACCAAGGCAACGGCGCGGAAGTGCTTGCTGGAGAAGGTGGAGGTGATCACTGGGGAGGAGGCCGAGAGCAACGTGCTGCAG ATCCAGTGTAAGCTGTTTGTCTTTGACAAGACCTCGCAGTCGTGGGTGGAGAGAGGCCGGGGGCTGCTCAGACTCAATGACATGGCATCGACTGACGACGGGACGTTGCAGTCCCGACTAG TGATGCGGACCCAGGGCAGCCTGCGGCTGATCCTCAACACCAAGCTGTGGGCCCAGATGCAGATGGACAAGGCCAGCGAGAAGAGCATCCGCATCACAGCCATGGACACTGAGGACCAGGGCGTGAAGGTCTTCCTGATTTCG GCCAGCTCGAAGGACACGGGCCAGCTGTACGCGGCCCTACACCACCGCATCCTGGCCCTGCGCAGCCGTGTGGAGCAGGAGCAGGAGGCCAGGACGCCAGCCCCCGAGCCCGGGGCGGCCCCATCCAACGAGGACGACAGTGACGACGACGACGTCCTGGCTCCGTCGGGGGCCACCGGAGGCG GCGCTGGCGACGAAGGGGACGGGCAGACGGCCGGGAGCACATAG
- the RANBP3 gene encoding ran-binding protein 3 isoform X9: MPSTFCEPSAGNSDSEPEEKSSGFRLKPPTLIHGQAPSAGLPSQKPKEQQRSVLRPAVLQAPQPKALSQTVPSSGTNGVSVLTDCPGAATSTSPDNPARRSPSDEAPALEEKDSQEDESSSASEESCKKKEQAAQQAFVFGQNLRDRVKLINENAEVVDMENSGHPSSEAPAATNYFLQYISSSLESSANSADAASSKFIFGQNMSERVLSPPKLNEVSPDANRENTVAESGSESSSQEATPEKANNIAESLAESAAAYTKATARKCLLEKVEVITGEEAESNVLQIQCKLFVFDKTSQSWVERGRGLLRLNDMASTDDGTLQSRLVMRTQGSLRLILNTKLWAQMQMDKASEKSIRITAMDTEDQGVKVFLISASSKDTGQLYAALHHRILALRSRVEQEQEARTPAPEPGAAPSNEDDSDDDDVLAPSGATGGGAGDEGDGQTAGST, from the exons atgCCATCCACCTTCTGCGAGCCATCTGCAGGCAATTCTGACTCAGAACCAG AGGAAAAGAGCAGTGGATTCCGGTTGAAGCCGCCGACCCTGATCCACGGCCAGGCACCCAGTGCAG GTCTGCCGAGCCAGAAGCCCAAGGAGCAGCAGCGGAGCGTGCTTCGCCCAGCAGTGCTACAAGCCCCGCAGCCAAAGGCGCTCTCGCAAACCG TCCCGAGCAGCGGCACCAACGGGGTCAGTGTCCTGACAGATTGCCCGGGGGCAGCGACATCGACTTCGCCTGACAACCCCGCCCGGAGGAGTCCCTCTGACGAGGCGCCAGCACTTGAG GAGAAAGACTCCCAGGAAGATGAGTCTAGTAGTGCTTCTGAGGAGAGCTGCAAGAAGAAGGAGCAGGCCGCACAGCAGGCGTTTGTGTTCGGGCAGAACCTGAGGGACAGAGTTAAG TTAATAAATGAGAACGCTGAAGTAGTGGACATGGAGAACTCCGGACACCCCAGTTCAGAAGCGCCAGCCGCCACCAACTACTTCCTTCAGTACATCAGCTCCAG TTTAGAGAGCTCAGCCAACAGTGCCGACGCTGCCAGCAGCAAATTCATATTTGGCCAGAACATGAGTGAGCGCGTGTTG AGCCCGCCCAAGTTAAACGAGGTCAGCCCAGATGCCAACAGAGAAAACACAGTGGCCGAGTCCGGGTCCGAGTCCTCGTCCCAGGAGGCCACCCCCGAGAAAG CTAATAACATTGCAGAGTCCCTGGCCGAGTCGGCAGCCGCCTACACCAAGGCAACGGCGCGGAAGTGCTTGCTGGAGAAGGTGGAGGTGATCACTGGGGAGGAGGCCGAGAGCAACGTGCTGCAG ATCCAGTGTAAGCTGTTTGTCTTTGACAAGACCTCGCAGTCGTGGGTGGAGAGAGGCCGGGGGCTGCTCAGACTCAATGACATGGCATCGACTGACGACGGGACGTTGCAGTCCCGACTAG TGATGCGGACCCAGGGCAGCCTGCGGCTGATCCTCAACACCAAGCTGTGGGCCCAGATGCAGATGGACAAGGCCAGCGAGAAGAGCATCCGCATCACAGCCATGGACACTGAGGACCAGGGCGTGAAGGTCTTCCTGATTTCG GCCAGCTCGAAGGACACGGGCCAGCTGTACGCGGCCCTACACCACCGCATCCTGGCCCTGCGCAGCCGTGTGGAGCAGGAGCAGGAGGCCAGGACGCCAGCCCCCGAGCCCGGGGCGGCCCCATCCAACGAGGACGACAGTGACGACGACGACGTCCTGGCTCCGTCGGGGGCCACCGGAGGCG GCGCTGGCGACGAAGGGGACGGGCAGACGGCCGGGAGCACATAG
- the RANBP3 gene encoding ran-binding protein 3 isoform X10 has product MPSTFCEPSAGNSDSEPEEKSSGFRLKPPTLIHGQAPSAGLPSQKPKEQQRSVLRPAVLQAPQPKALSQTVPSSGTNGVSVLTDCPGAATSTSPDNPARRSPSDEAPALEEKDSQEDESSSASEESCKKKEQAAQQAFVFGQNLRDRVKLINENAEVVDMENSGHPSSEAPAATNYFLQYISSSLESSANSADAASSKFIFGQNMSERVLSPPKLNEVSPDANRENTVAESGSESSSQEATPEKESLAESAAAYTKATARKCLLEKVEVITGEEAESNVLQIQCKLFVFDKTSQSWVERGRGLLRLNDMASTDDGTLQSRLVMRTQGSLRLILNTKLWAQMQMDKASEKSIRITAMDTEDQGVKVFLISASSKDTGQLYAALHHRILALRSRVEQEQEARTPAPEPGAAPSNEDDSDDDDVLAPSGATGGGAGDEGDGQTAGST; this is encoded by the exons atgCCATCCACCTTCTGCGAGCCATCTGCAGGCAATTCTGACTCAGAACCAG AGGAAAAGAGCAGTGGATTCCGGTTGAAGCCGCCGACCCTGATCCACGGCCAGGCACCCAGTGCAG GTCTGCCGAGCCAGAAGCCCAAGGAGCAGCAGCGGAGCGTGCTTCGCCCAGCAGTGCTACAAGCCCCGCAGCCAAAGGCGCTCTCGCAAACCG TCCCGAGCAGCGGCACCAACGGGGTCAGTGTCCTGACAGATTGCCCGGGGGCAGCGACATCGACTTCGCCTGACAACCCCGCCCGGAGGAGTCCCTCTGACGAGGCGCCAGCACTTGAG GAGAAAGACTCCCAGGAAGATGAGTCTAGTAGTGCTTCTGAGGAGAGCTGCAAGAAGAAGGAGCAGGCCGCACAGCAGGCGTTTGTGTTCGGGCAGAACCTGAGGGACAGAGTTAAG TTAATAAATGAGAACGCTGAAGTAGTGGACATGGAGAACTCCGGACACCCCAGTTCAGAAGCGCCAGCCGCCACCAACTACTTCCTTCAGTACATCAGCTCCAG TTTAGAGAGCTCAGCCAACAGTGCCGACGCTGCCAGCAGCAAATTCATATTTGGCCAGAACATGAGTGAGCGCGTGTTG AGCCCGCCCAAGTTAAACGAGGTCAGCCCAGATGCCAACAGAGAAAACACAGTGGCCGAGTCCGGGTCCGAGTCCTCGTCCCAGGAGGCCACCCCCGAGAAAG AGTCCCTGGCCGAGTCGGCAGCCGCCTACACCAAGGCAACGGCGCGGAAGTGCTTGCTGGAGAAGGTGGAGGTGATCACTGGGGAGGAGGCCGAGAGCAACGTGCTGCAG ATCCAGTGTAAGCTGTTTGTCTTTGACAAGACCTCGCAGTCGTGGGTGGAGAGAGGCCGGGGGCTGCTCAGACTCAATGACATGGCATCGACTGACGACGGGACGTTGCAGTCCCGACTAG TGATGCGGACCCAGGGCAGCCTGCGGCTGATCCTCAACACCAAGCTGTGGGCCCAGATGCAGATGGACAAGGCCAGCGAGAAGAGCATCCGCATCACAGCCATGGACACTGAGGACCAGGGCGTGAAGGTCTTCCTGATTTCG GCCAGCTCGAAGGACACGGGCCAGCTGTACGCGGCCCTACACCACCGCATCCTGGCCCTGCGCAGCCGTGTGGAGCAGGAGCAGGAGGCCAGGACGCCAGCCCCCGAGCCCGGGGCGGCCCCATCCAACGAGGACGACAGTGACGACGACGACGTCCTGGCTCCGTCGGGGGCCACCGGAGGCG GCGCTGGCGACGAAGGGGACGGGCAGACGGCCGGGAGCACATAG